The following coding sequences are from one Humulus lupulus chromosome X, drHumLupu1.1, whole genome shotgun sequence window:
- the LOC133807301 gene encoding copper transporter 5.1 — protein MMHMTFYWSKDVTLLIDTWRTSTWTGYVLSLLACLIVSAFYQYLEDLRLRVKIASAGKPSSSAQNEASAAAPLLQKNLVGKWSLARLAGALLFGVNSSIGYLLMLAIMSFNGGVFVAIILGLTIGCFVFRTADDDVTLIVDNPCACA, from the coding sequence ATGATGCACATGACCTTCTACTGGAGCAAGGACGTGACTCTCCTGATCGACACGTGGCGGACATCGACGTGGACTGGTTACGTACTCTCCTTGCTCGCTTGCTTGATCGTCTCCGCCTTCTACCAGTACCTGGAAGATCTCCGCCTCCGCGTCAAGATCGCATCCGCCGGAAAACCGTCCTCATCGGCGCAGAACGAAGCATCCGCCGCCGCTCCTCTCCTCCAAAAGAATCTCGTCGGTAAGTGGTCGCTGGCCAGACTCGCCGGAGCTCTCCTCTTCGGCGTGAACTCGTCGATCGGATACCTTCTCATGCTGGCGATCATGTCGTTCAACGGTGGCGTGTTTGTGGCCATCATTTTGGGCCTCACGATCGGTTGCTTCGTTTTTCGGACCGCCGATGATGATGTCACTCTCATCGTCGATAATCCTTGTGCGTGTGCTTAA
- the LOC133803729 gene encoding uncharacterized protein LOC133803729 — protein sequence MAAKLMKKETTTKSMAELQPPAAASAAAAACGGGGADVEFARCDCCGLTEECTPAYIARIRERHQGRWICGLCSEAVKYEVFRSQRRISTDEAMKRHIKICEEFKSSSPPTNTGEDLISAMKHVLRRTLDSPRREGGGGGGGCGLMRPLGRSKSCFATIPDSQRD from the coding sequence ATGGCAGCGAAGCTTATGAAGAAGGAGACGACGACGAAATCCATGGCGGAGCTACAACCGCCGGCCGCTGCTTCTGCCGCGGCGGCGGcgtgtggtggtggtggtgctgaCGTGGAGTTCGCGAGGTGCGATTGCTGTGGACTGACGGAGGAGTGTACTCCGGCGTACATTGCTCGGATCAGAGAGAGGCACCAGGGCCGTTGGATCTGCGGACTTTGTTCTGAGGCGGTCAAATACGAGGTGTTCCGATCTCAGAGAAGGATTAGTACGGACGAAGCTATGAAACGCCATATCAAAATCTGCGAAGAGTTCAAATCGTCGAGTCCTCCGACTAATACCGGCGAAGACCTGATTTCCGCCATGAAACATGTTCTCCGGCGAACTCTGGACTCGCCGAGAAGAGAAGGCGGCGGCGGCGGTGGTGGTTGTGGTCTCATGAGGCCACTCGGTCGATCCAAAAGTTGCTTCGCAACCATTCCAGATTCACAGAGAGACTaa